A DNA window from Thermoanaerobaculales bacterium contains the following coding sequences:
- a CDS encoding symmetrical bis(5'-nucleosyl)-tetraphosphatase, whose translation MADWVIGDVHGCWVTLQRLLERIRWDRDRDRLWLIGDLVNRGPRSLEVLRWAAGHPGVDAILGNHDLHVLARNAALVDAKAGDRLDEVLAADDHERLLDWLRRRPFLHRIGDTVLVHAGLLPQWGWVEASALAGSAGLHLEALLPRLARRPRPRWSAEATGDERLAAAISIFTRLRVVRADGRPKLSFTAAPESAPAGCRPWYETARLVAEGARAIFGHWAMMGFRREPGAVCIDSGCVYGGRLTAFRLDDDAAVHEPVAADEVAQVED comes from the coding sequence TTGGCCGACTGGGTGATCGGCGATGTCCACGGCTGCTGGGTGACCCTGCAACGGCTGCTCGAGCGCATCCGCTGGGACCGCGACCGCGACCGCCTGTGGCTCATCGGAGACCTCGTCAACCGGGGGCCGCGGTCGCTCGAGGTGCTGCGATGGGCGGCGGGCCATCCTGGGGTCGACGCCATCCTCGGCAACCATGACCTTCACGTCCTCGCCCGGAACGCGGCGCTCGTCGACGCGAAGGCCGGGGACCGGCTCGACGAGGTGCTCGCCGCGGACGACCACGAGCGCCTCCTCGACTGGCTGCGCCGGCGCCCGTTCCTCCACCGGATCGGCGACACCGTGCTGGTGCATGCCGGCCTGCTGCCGCAGTGGGGCTGGGTCGAGGCCTCGGCTCTCGCCGGCTCGGCCGGGCTGCATCTGGAGGCCCTGCTGCCGCGCCTGGCCCGCAGGCCGAGGCCGAGGTGGAGCGCCGAGGCGACCGGCGACGAGCGGCTGGCGGCGGCGATCTCCATCTTCACCCGGCTCCGCGTGGTGCGGGCCGACGGGCGGCCGAAGCTCTCCTTCACGGCGGCGCCGGAGTCCGCGCCGGCCGGCTGCCGGCCCTGGTACGAGACCGCGCGGCTGGTCGCGGAGGGGGCGCGGGCGATCTTCGGGCACTGGGCGATGATGGGATTCCGCCGCGAGCCCGGCGCGGTGTGCATCGACTCCGGGTGCGTGTACGGCGGCCGCCTGACCGCATTCCGCCTCGACGACGATGCCGCCGTCCACGAGCCGGTGGCGGCGGACGAGGTGGCGCAGGTGGAGGACTGA
- a CDS encoding histidine phosphatase family protein codes for MLELLIMRHAKSDWDAAATDDHERPLAERGVKAARKMGRFLARDEMVPGLVISSTALRARTTAELAAAAGKWRCPVEHTAAFYGADPSGVLAEIASRTAPPRLLVVGHEPTWSQLVSLLIGGGAVRMATAAVACVEIEADGWDAVAPGSGRLAWLITPRLLQAGEG; via the coding sequence ATGCTGGAGCTGCTCATCATGCGGCACGCCAAGTCGGACTGGGACGCCGCCGCGACCGACGATCACGAGCGGCCGCTCGCCGAGCGGGGCGTGAAGGCCGCGCGCAAGATGGGTCGGTTCCTGGCCCGGGATGAGATGGTGCCGGGTCTGGTCATCAGCTCGACCGCCCTGCGCGCGCGGACGACGGCCGAGCTCGCCGCCGCGGCTGGGAAGTGGCGCTGCCCGGTCGAGCACACCGCGGCCTTCTACGGCGCCGACCCGTCCGGAGTGCTCGCCGAGATCGCCTCGAGGACAGCGCCGCCGCGGCTGCTGGTGGTCGGCCACGAGCCGACCTGGTCGCAGCTGGTGTCGCTGCTGATCGGCGGCGGCGCGGTGCGGATGGCGACCGCGGCGGTGGCCTGCGTCGAGATCGAGGCCGACGGCTGGGACGCGGTCGCGCCGGGCTCAGGACGGCTGGCCTGGCTGATCACGCCCAGGCTCCTGCAGGCCGGCGAAGGCTGA
- a CDS encoding Ppx/GppA phosphatase family protein encodes MIDEDVSFPLRVAAVDMGSNAIRFLVADFATEAQFITLVSERTPVRLGHGVYLSGRLDPTTMDAAVATLEGYSAQMAELGVGHFRAVATSAVRESKNGEELIDRVRQVTGIELQPISGSEESRLVHLAVANRLPLGRRRWLLVDLGGGSVEVSLVDRGGTIWSESHTMGAVRLLEVLTEAGADPGRFRRLLEEYVSVLRVPAAVSTGRIAGYIATGGNIETLARLAGAQPVPDVSRVSVDSLRAVAERLAAMSYRERVDELGLREDRADVVLPAAFVYLRLAELCRAAEIVVPNVGVKEGVVLDLVDGLTRRRDHADRQARDVLSSAVTVGRKYLFDEAHARHVAELALALFDQLRSLHNLGAADRKILQAAALLQDIGQVVSYKGHHKHSFYLISNTELPAFSQHEMRLVATVARYHRGADPTDAHHPFAELEDNEQQRVVRLIALLRVAHALDRDHLQRVRDLRARIGSSWVTLHLEASGGLLLEGWSLKKKAQLFAEVFGRKVRLRVAGDEDGGDEAVT; translated from the coding sequence ATGATCGACGAGGATGTGTCCTTTCCGCTGCGAGTTGCCGCAGTGGACATGGGATCGAACGCGATTCGATTCCTGGTCGCCGACTTCGCCACCGAGGCCCAGTTCATCACCCTGGTCTCCGAGCGGACGCCGGTGCGGCTGGGCCACGGCGTCTACCTTTCCGGACGGCTCGATCCGACGACGATGGACGCCGCGGTGGCGACCCTCGAGGGCTACAGCGCGCAGATGGCCGAGCTCGGGGTCGGGCACTTCCGGGCGGTCGCCACCTCTGCGGTCCGCGAGAGCAAGAACGGCGAGGAGCTCATCGACCGGGTGCGCCAGGTGACCGGCATCGAGCTGCAGCCGATCAGCGGCTCCGAGGAGAGCCGGCTGGTGCACCTGGCGGTCGCGAACCGGTTGCCGCTCGGCCGGCGGCGGTGGCTGCTCGTCGACCTCGGCGGCGGCAGCGTCGAGGTGTCGCTGGTCGACCGGGGCGGCACGATCTGGAGCGAGTCGCACACCATGGGCGCGGTCCGTCTGCTCGAGGTGCTGACCGAGGCCGGCGCAGACCCGGGCCGCTTCCGGCGACTGCTCGAGGAGTACGTGTCGGTGCTCCGGGTTCCGGCCGCCGTGAGCACCGGCCGCATTGCCGGCTACATCGCGACCGGCGGCAACATCGAGACCCTCGCCAGGCTGGCCGGAGCGCAGCCCGTCCCAGACGTCAGCCGGGTGTCAGTTGACAGCCTGCGCGCGGTGGCCGAGCGGCTGGCCGCGATGTCGTATCGGGAGCGTGTCGACGAGCTCGGCTTGCGCGAGGACCGCGCTGACGTGGTGCTGCCGGCGGCGTTCGTCTACCTGCGACTCGCCGAGCTGTGCCGTGCCGCAGAGATCGTGGTGCCAAACGTCGGCGTCAAGGAAGGGGTGGTCCTCGATCTCGTCGACGGCCTCACGCGCCGCCGTGATCACGCCGACCGCCAGGCGCGCGACGTGCTCTCCAGCGCGGTGACCGTCGGCCGCAAGTACCTGTTCGATGAGGCCCATGCCCGCCACGTGGCCGAGCTGGCGCTGGCGCTGTTCGATCAGCTTCGTTCCCTCCACAACCTCGGCGCCGCCGACCGCAAGATCCTGCAGGCCGCCGCGCTGTTGCAGGACATCGGCCAGGTCGTCAGCTACAAGGGCCACCACAAGCACTCGTTCTACCTGATCTCGAACACCGAGCTGCCGGCCTTCAGCCAGCACGAGATGCGGCTGGTGGCGACCGTCGCCCGCTACCATCGGGGAGCCGACCCCACCGACGCCCACCATCCTTTCGCCGAGCTGGAAGACAACGAGCAGCAGCGGGTGGTACGGCTGATTGCGCTGCTCCGGGTGGCGCACGCACTCGATCGGGACCACCTCCAGCGAGTACGCGACCTCCGGGCGAGGATCGGCAGCTCCTGGGTGACGCTCCACCTCGAGGCGTCGGGCGGGCTGCTCCTCGAGGGGTGGTCGCTCAAGAAGAAGGCCCAGCTGTTCGCCGAAGTGTTCGGCAGGAAGGTCCGGCTGCGGGTCGCCGGGGACGAGGACGGAGGCGATGAAGCGGTCACATGA
- a CDS encoding DNA-3-methyladenine glycosylase I, whose product MKRSHEERVARCPWCGDDPLYLAYHDREWGVPVRDDRTLFEFLTLEGAQAGLSWLTVLRKREAYRGAFAGFDPERVAAMDGRSVRRLMANAGIIRNRKKIEAAIGNARAFLEVQREFGSFSDYIWRFVDERPIHGSWRSIAEIPATTPLAEAISRDLKQRGFRFVGPIIVYAHMQATGMVNDHLVSCFRHRELAALG is encoded by the coding sequence ATGAAGCGGTCACATGAGGAGCGCGTCGCGAGGTGTCCGTGGTGCGGCGACGACCCGCTCTACCTCGCCTACCACGACCGGGAGTGGGGCGTGCCGGTCCGCGACGACCGCACGCTGTTCGAGTTCCTGACCCTCGAGGGTGCGCAGGCGGGTCTGAGCTGGCTGACCGTCCTGCGCAAGCGGGAGGCCTACCGGGGCGCCTTTGCCGGCTTCGACCCGGAGCGGGTCGCCGCCATGGACGGGAGGTCGGTCCGCCGGCTGATGGCCAACGCCGGGATCATCCGCAATCGGAAGAAGATCGAGGCGGCGATCGGCAACGCGCGCGCCTTTCTCGAGGTGCAGCGGGAGTTCGGGAGCTTCTCGGACTACATCTGGCGCTTCGTCGACGAACGCCCGATCCACGGCTCCTGGAGATCGATCGCCGAGATACCGGCAACGACGCCGCTGGCCGAGGCGATCTCGCGCGACCTCAAGCAGCGCGGCTTCCGGTTTGTCGGGCCGATCATCGTCTACGCCCACATGCAGGCCACCGGCATGGTCAACGACCACCTCGTGAGCTGCTTCCGGCACCGCGAGCTGGCGGCCCTCGGGTGA
- a CDS encoding alpha/beta hydrolase, whose amino-acid sequence MEWWPEQTSQPPLYFVAGWVSVVEGWRPLLEVLVRRRPVVYIETREKRSARIERHRLRVEEFRVQRLAEDLCEVARVHGVDRSSAIWFGSSMGSTALLEALKGARLPARAAFLIGPNATFNFPWWSLPLLRVPAASYSVAKHLVIWYLRHFRVDARREPDQMRRYERTLNAAEPIRLKLSARAAVGYTLWPGLETVTAPVAIAYASSDVLHAESEARSIVATLPAGLAVECPSNTYMHRAEVARDIDEFIAGLP is encoded by the coding sequence ATGGAGTGGTGGCCGGAGCAGACCAGCCAGCCGCCGCTGTACTTCGTCGCCGGCTGGGTGTCGGTGGTCGAGGGCTGGCGGCCGCTGCTCGAGGTCCTGGTCCGGCGGCGGCCGGTGGTCTACATCGAGACCCGCGAGAAGCGCTCGGCGCGGATCGAGCGGCACCGGCTGCGGGTCGAGGAGTTCCGCGTCCAGCGGCTCGCCGAGGACCTCTGCGAGGTCGCCCGGGTCCACGGCGTCGACCGGTCGAGCGCGATCTGGTTCGGCAGCTCGATGGGCTCCACCGCGCTGCTCGAGGCCCTCAAGGGCGCCCGGCTGCCGGCGCGCGCCGCCTTCCTGATCGGCCCCAACGCGACCTTCAACTTCCCGTGGTGGAGCCTGCCGCTGCTGCGGGTGCCGGCCGCCAGCTACTCGGTCGCCAAGCACCTCGTGATCTGGTATCTGCGGCACTTCCGGGTCGACGCGCGCCGCGAGCCCGACCAGATGCGGCGCTACGAGCGGACCCTCAACGCCGCCGAGCCGATCCGGCTGAAGCTGTCGGCGCGGGCGGCGGTCGGCTACACGCTGTGGCCGGGGCTCGAGACCGTTACCGCGCCGGTTGCGATCGCGTACGCCTCGAGCGACGTCCTCCACGCCGAGAGCGAGGCCAGGTCGATCGTCGCCACCCTGCCCGCGGGCCTGGCGGTCGAGTGCCCCTCCAACACCTACATGCACCGCGCAGAGGTGGCGAGGGACATCGACGAGTTCATCGCCGGCCTCCCCTAG
- a CDS encoding oligopeptide transporter, OPT family, translated as MTHETPSVIKGLPDNARSPLGPGETYIPVVPNETGVHEITARSVTMGLLFCALFSMAAAYLALRVGQGMEAAIPIAILAIGISPLFSRKSTILENVIVQSIGANSSHVVAGAVFTIPALYMLAAEPGTGVNQPAVWQVIAVSFLGGCLGILFLIPLRYHFMVEMHGQLPWPEGTATTEILLSGERVGGQAKILAMAAGIGALYDGLVTTFHAMADLISFRAVGLGGLLARNFMTLRVLNNAAIIGIGYIIGVRYAAIICAGSFLSCFVLVPLVHAIGTHVPGALAPGAIPISEMSFDQVFASYVRIIGVGGIAGAGILGILSALPSMVRSIGANIVGMSHQDRREITKVPRVDRSLSGQFAIVGLVIFAVVALLFFSFGVGVGGSFASAAVATALVMFIAFLFAPVAARAIAIVGTNPVSGMTMLTLIVTGFVMLKLGLSGGNGMFVTMMVGGVVCTALAASGALSSDLKIGHWIGATPARQLKLKFVGTFVAAVFCGLAMWVMANQPAGMGFGTSAIPAPQASAMKAILVGIFGAQTSMLQWYLFALGVLLALILRMTGVPPLAFALGMYLPMELNTPVLLGGILSWIVARKRGADDATVKARQDRGILVASGLMAGGAIMGVIDAAINTVIKESTGSLAAKEVVHLLPAAAFEGIPGELIGTLTLLALCVFVVWYSRRAKPE; from the coding sequence GTGACACACGAGACCCCATCCGTCATCAAGGGCCTTCCGGACAACGCGCGAAGCCCCCTGGGTCCGGGCGAGACCTACATCCCGGTCGTGCCGAACGAGACCGGGGTCCACGAAATCACCGCGCGCTCGGTGACCATGGGCCTGCTCTTCTGTGCGCTGTTCTCGATGGCGGCGGCCTACCTTGCGCTGCGCGTCGGGCAGGGCATGGAGGCGGCAATCCCGATCGCCATCCTCGCGATCGGCATCTCGCCGCTGTTCTCCCGCAAGAGCACCATCCTGGAGAACGTCATCGTCCAGTCGATCGGAGCGAACTCCTCGCACGTGGTCGCCGGTGCGGTGTTCACCATCCCGGCCCTGTACATGCTGGCGGCCGAGCCCGGCACCGGCGTCAACCAGCCGGCGGTCTGGCAGGTCATCGCGGTGTCCTTCCTCGGCGGCTGCCTCGGCATCCTGTTCCTGATCCCCCTGCGCTACCACTTCATGGTCGAGATGCACGGCCAGCTGCCCTGGCCCGAGGGGACGGCGACCACCGAGATCCTGCTCTCGGGAGAGCGGGTCGGCGGGCAGGCCAAGATCCTCGCCATGGCCGCCGGCATCGGCGCGCTTTACGACGGCCTCGTCACCACCTTCCACGCCATGGCCGACCTGATCTCGTTCCGCGCCGTCGGCTTGGGCGGACTGCTGGCCCGCAACTTCATGACCCTGCGCGTCCTCAACAACGCGGCGATCATCGGCATCGGCTACATCATCGGCGTCCGCTACGCGGCCATCATCTGCGCCGGCTCGTTCCTGTCCTGCTTCGTGCTGGTGCCCCTGGTGCATGCCATCGGGACCCACGTCCCCGGCGCGCTCGCCCCGGGGGCGATTCCGATCTCCGAGATGAGCTTCGACCAGGTGTTCGCGTCCTACGTGCGGATCATCGGGGTCGGCGGGATCGCCGGCGCCGGCATCCTCGGCATCCTGTCAGCCCTTCCCTCGATGGTGCGCTCGATCGGCGCCAACATCGTCGGCATGAGCCACCAGGACCGCCGCGAGATCACCAAGGTGCCGCGCGTCGACCGCTCGCTCTCCGGCCAGTTCGCGATCGTCGGCCTGGTGATCTTCGCCGTCGTCGCCCTGCTCTTCTTCTCGTTCGGGGTGGGCGTCGGCGGGTCCTTTGCGTCGGCCGCGGTGGCGACCGCACTCGTGATGTTCATCGCGTTCCTGTTCGCACCGGTCGCGGCGCGGGCGATCGCGATCGTCGGCACCAACCCGGTGTCCGGGATGACGATGCTGACCCTGATCGTCACCGGCTTCGTGATGCTCAAGCTGGGGCTGTCCGGGGGCAACGGCATGTTCGTGACCATGATGGTCGGCGGCGTCGTCTGCACCGCGCTCGCGGCGTCGGGAGCGCTGTCGTCGGACCTCAAGATCGGACACTGGATCGGTGCGACCCCGGCGCGCCAGCTCAAGCTGAAGTTCGTCGGCACCTTCGTCGCGGCGGTGTTCTGCGGCCTCGCGATGTGGGTGATGGCGAACCAGCCCGCCGGGATGGGCTTCGGCACCTCGGCGATCCCCGCTCCCCAGGCTTCGGCCATGAAGGCGATCCTGGTCGGCATCTTCGGCGCACAGACCTCGATGCTGCAGTGGTACCTGTTCGCGCTCGGGGTGCTGCTCGCGCTCATCCTCCGCATGACGGGCGTGCCGCCGCTGGCCTTTGCCCTCGGCATGTACCTGCCGATGGAGCTCAACACGCCGGTTCTGCTCGGCGGCATCCTGTCCTGGATCGTGGCGCGCAAGCGAGGCGCCGACGACGCCACCGTCAAGGCGCGCCAGGACCGGGGGATCCTGGTCGCCTCCGGGCTGATGGCGGGCGGCGCGATCATGGGGGTCATCGACGCGGCCATCAACACGGTGATCAAGGAGTCGACCGGCTCGCTCGCCGCCAAGGAGGTCGTGCACCTGCTCCCGGCCGCGGCCTTCGAGGGGATCCCCGGCGAGCTGATCGGCACGCTGACGCTGCTCGCCCTGTGCGTGTTCGTGGTCTGGTACTCGCGGCGCGCGAAGCCTGAGTGA
- a CDS encoding DUF2752 domain-containing protein produces the protein MPSALRWTPLSVAERQLAWVWGGLALSVVALKPLWPLVTPFLRPCLFRSITGVPCPSCGATRSVLALLDGDVPGALLLNPLVFAASIAFLAGGVVAPLWAWRRCPAPRLAHPLPRSIRLGLVALILLNWAWLIVHL, from the coding sequence ATGCCATCGGCCCTGAGGTGGACCCCGCTCAGCGTCGCCGAGCGCCAGCTCGCCTGGGTCTGGGGCGGCCTCGCGCTCTCGGTGGTGGCGCTCAAGCCGCTGTGGCCGCTGGTCACGCCGTTCCTGCGGCCGTGCCTGTTCCGGTCGATCACCGGCGTCCCGTGCCCGTCGTGCGGGGCGACCCGCAGCGTCCTCGCCCTGCTCGATGGTGACGTGCCCGGCGCGCTTCTGTTGAACCCGCTTGTGTTCGCTGCGAGCATCGCCTTCCTCGCCGGCGGAGTCGTCGCCCCCCTCTGGGCCTGGCGCCGCTGCCCGGCGCCGCGCCTGGCCCACCCGCTGCCGCGGTCGATCCGGCTCGGGCTGGTCGCGCTGATCCTCCTCAACTGGGCGTGGCTGATCGTGCACCTGTAA
- a CDS encoding YIP1 family protein — translation MIEDTPFPPPLPEPPSTTPAPGALPWEDPSVGRFEALFRTIGMFTTRPDDAFSKLAPAGLGRPFVYALIMAWVELAAGMAYWAAAQSPFMLIGFPELRDQLAEAAVGTGVMVAIGVGLFVLMPLFVVIGLAIHTCILHLMLLIVGEGRGGFETTARVICYSHTADLANLVPLCGGLLSLVWFAALQIIGVARAHQCSYGKAALAVILPVLLCCSCLAITLLFFGAALYGALAGR, via the coding sequence ATGATCGAGGACACGCCGTTTCCACCGCCCCTCCCCGAGCCGCCAAGCACGACCCCGGCTCCCGGAGCCCTGCCGTGGGAGGACCCGAGCGTCGGCCGCTTCGAGGCCCTGTTCCGAACCATCGGGATGTTCACGACCAGGCCGGACGACGCGTTCTCTAAGCTCGCGCCGGCCGGCCTCGGCAGGCCGTTCGTCTACGCCCTGATCATGGCCTGGGTCGAGCTCGCTGCCGGGATGGCCTACTGGGCCGCCGCGCAGTCGCCGTTCATGCTCATCGGGTTCCCCGAGCTGCGGGATCAGCTAGCCGAAGCCGCGGTCGGGACCGGAGTGATGGTCGCGATCGGGGTCGGCCTGTTCGTCCTGATGCCGCTGTTCGTCGTCATCGGGCTCGCCATCCACACCTGCATCCTCCACCTGATGCTGCTGATCGTCGGCGAGGGGCGGGGCGGGTTCGAGACCACCGCGCGGGTCATCTGCTACTCCCATACCGCCGACCTCGCGAACCTGGTCCCGCTGTGCGGCGGTCTGCTGTCGCTGGTCTGGTTCGCGGCGCTGCAGATCATCGGCGTCGCGCGCGCCCACCAGTGCTCCTACGGCAAGGCCGCCCTGGCGGTCATCCTGCCGGTCCTGCTGTGCTGCTCATGCCTGGCCATCACACTGCTGTTCTTCGGCGCGGCGCTCTACGGCGCCCTCGCCGGACGCTGA
- a CDS encoding ParA family protein, with protein MRTVAIWSIKGGVGKTAAAVNLAHAASLLGTRTLLWDLDPQGAASFYLRVPARLEGGSRMLLDDATDLGWHARPTEFDNLSLLPADFSFRRLDLELDATKKPRKQLARRLEPLATRYDLVIMDCPPSVSLVSEAVVRAADAVLVPVIPSTLSIRTLEQIRGFVAEHGRGRTELYPFLSMVDRRKAMHLELCERCLADPGFLRTVIPSASVVERMGLTRVPVAATLPSQPVAKAFAALWQEIAARLRVSQ; from the coding sequence ATGCGGACGGTAGCGATCTGGAGCATCAAGGGGGGCGTGGGCAAGACGGCGGCCGCCGTCAACCTCGCCCATGCCGCGTCGCTCCTCGGCACGAGAACCCTGCTCTGGGACCTCGACCCGCAGGGCGCGGCGAGCTTCTACCTCCGGGTCCCGGCGCGGCTCGAGGGAGGGTCGAGGATGCTCCTCGACGACGCCACCGACCTCGGCTGGCACGCGCGGCCGACCGAGTTCGACAACCTGTCGCTGCTGCCGGCTGACTTCTCGTTCCGCCGGCTCGACCTCGAGCTCGACGCCACCAAGAAGCCGCGCAAGCAGTTGGCGCGAAGGCTCGAGCCCCTCGCGACGCGCTACGACCTGGTGATCATGGACTGCCCGCCGAGCGTGTCGCTGGTGTCGGAGGCGGTGGTCCGCGCCGCCGACGCGGTGCTGGTGCCGGTCATCCCGAGCACGCTGTCGATCCGCACCCTCGAGCAGATCCGCGGCTTCGTTGCCGAGCACGGCCGCGGCCGCACCGAGCTCTATCCCTTCCTGTCGATGGTCGACCGCCGCAAGGCGATGCACCTCGAGCTGTGCGAGCGCTGCCTCGCCGACCCGGGATTCCTGCGCACCGTGATCCCATCCGCGAGCGTGGTCGAGCGGATGGGCCTGACCCGGGTCCCGGTCGCCGCCACCCTCCCTTCCCAGCCAGTGGCCAAGGCCTTCGCCGCCCTCTGGCAGGAGATCGCGGCGCGGCTGCGCGTCAGTCAGTAG